ACGAGGAGAAGATTCCCGTCCCGAAGGAACCGGCCGTCGACGACAAGTCCAGGAGCGACGATCGACCGTTCGCCGTCACCGCGTCGATTTTCCGTTCGCTTCCGGACGACAAGCGCAAGGACGATTTGCGGAAGGGCGACGCCTTGCCGAAACACTCCCACGAGGAGAAGGCGTTCGAGCAGGCACTTAAGGAGTCCCTGGAACAGTCGATTAAGGAGTCACTGAAGGAGAACGACGAGCCGACGCCGATCAATCGGCAGTCGTTCGCTAAGAAGACGCCATTCGTATTCCAGGTATAGTCGACTCTTTTGATATACATACGAGcgaatagatttaattttttaatcgtagaatttgaaaacttttgttaaaagttttttagGGACGTAATTGGATTCGAATCGTTTAAATTTATCGACTAAACAGTCGATAAATAATTAGATTTGTAAACTCTCATTATTCCGTTGTAATAAGTACGCgacttttttggaaaaaaaaaacattaaaataatatctatagaggatttaaaaaatttttcttgtctctaattattgtttattgaaaatgttataTGTTCGATTAGTATCGCTTATCAGTGCGTAATCCCCATTGCTTATACATACTCGTTATCTTggaatgataaaataaaaatacatgttttcTCTCAGAGACGATATTGCACATTTTAGGGTAAACAATCAAAGCGATGGAAATgtcttattatataatttctttatggAATCCAATCCAGACAATTTATCAATGTTCCAGTGACGTCatcgaaattaaatttttaaaaatcttgattCAATCTTTCACGCTCGTGTTTACCTCTCATTgtcctttttataaattttggataaaaagtatatatacaaAACACTTTTtagtattgtaaaaataattaaaaaaaaatattagttgatagacgtaacatttaattttttaaaatttaatatctctaGATTGTAATCTTCATCGGTCAATTATTTTAGTCAGAGTTTCAGTCGAAAGAACTACTTGGTTTCCATAGCAAGTGTCGATGTGGCAAGCTCTAAGATAACTGTCTCTCTTATCTCGAGCCATAACAACGCATTCTATGGCCTCTTCTCTAAATCGATCACGCAATCTATCTTTGTTTCAGGGTAAACCGACGGTGGTGCGCGATTCCCCAAACAGTGTCGAACAATGTAATCGTCCACAATCGGTCACCAGGAATCTATTCACGTCCTTCGCGGCCGCCGTGCAACAACAGGAACAggaacagcaacagcagcagcagcagcagcatcagcAACAGGAGCAGCCGCAATTATCCTGCCGGCCGCAAACGGCCACTGCGAGTATCTTCGCGCCTCGTACCGAGGACATGAACAAGGGCTTCTTGACTTTCAGCGAGGATCAGCCGGGTCTCACCAGTGCGTATTTTCCTCtgcgaaaaaagaaaattgagttCTTTTCGAAACGGAGGCCAGAAAGGAGTCACAGATCCTCGTTCGCGTTGCCGAGGCTTCTCACGAGAGAGAAGAGACTCgagggaaaaaaaggaaagatatGACATACGAGTTGAGAATTATTTATcgtttttcaacacaatttcgtGACCCGCAGAAGTTTTGTCcgaagatatatatacatatacagtggAGAAATACGCAACGCGTGAGATAATTATCTTGcgattttctatattttttttcattctatttcatttccaatttaattatgtcaggtttaatttaatttcccgGAAAGTTAAGACTCGAATGGTTTTGTTGATGGAACTGTCGGTTtgaactttatttatttttttttcttttttggtcCTCAACTCTCGTGATTTATGGTGAGGTTGCTCTCACCTTTCTCTCTGGTCGACGTTTAATCAATCGAAGTCAATAGTCAATTAGAAGAAGATTGCGCCGTGTTAAATCGCGCTCTTCGCGTTTCGCAGTGTTGAAGGACGAGCCGGACGACCTGACACATCTCGCACCCACGGCCGGCGACGTGTGCGTACCCCTGGAGGACACTCCCTTTCTGTCAGATATGGATCTAGAGTTTGTCTTCGGCAACGACCACTACAGCTGTCCCCTGCTGAGTCCGGGCGACACTCTGGCGCCGGAGCTACGTTCCGCAGAACTGTCGGGTTCCCTCAAGGATGCAGATCTGGTGGACGCTTCTACCAGGACCAAGGACGCGGTTGACCGTCTGGCCGACAGCGATCCCTTTATGTACGGTGACTCGCCCGGGAGTCCCTGCGGCATCGACCCGAACGCCGTGTCGTCGTCTCTCTCAAAGTATCGGCAGGTGAGTAATTTTAgcgaaaatattatatactaaaaatttattcgtaattTCTCTCGAAATTATATTACTAGCGTGTGCTTTAATTACAATGCTTTAATTACAAGAGCCCTGAGCGCAGCGTGGACTCGTTAGGTAGTCCTACCGGAGGCAGCGGCGGCGATGGCCTCTCCGAGGACGAAATGCTTATGTTAGGTATTAGCGACAGCATAGGGGATGAAGAATTGGCGCTCAGAGCACCCTATATTCCGATGTCGGACCAAGACGAGGCGTTAGAGTTGCTCATTAACGATGAcatggttatgtggggctcgtCGCAGTCCGCGGACAAAGGATCCTCGAAGTGGTGAGTGATTGGATTTTCAATCAATATATTACGAAAATTTGCACTGTAACAATAAccataatgtttaataaactttaaaatatgatataaaatttgaacatgtaataaaagtatgaaaacgaataaaaaaataccataCCATTTTATACGTCTCGTTGTGTCCcgttttcatttttgtttttttttttttttgtcaggcTATTCGACGATCGGGAGCAACGTAATTCCGAATCCAGTTTGGCACAATTGCTGCGAAGCGACCAAGCAGTGTCACGGCGACACAACGATCACGGCGGAGGTTTCCTCAATCCAACGCAAATACTGGGGCAAACACCTAGAAAAAGTAAGTGTGTGCTCTTTCTCTCGACAATAGTTTTATTtgctcatttattttttatgtttgcaGAAATATGAAATTGTACTGGCAGTTTAATATTGTTACACCACGATTggatataaatatatcaattttatgtttTGCAATACAATTGTAGAGCATCGTATAAATGATACACGTTTCGTTGTGATCTTGCAGACGCAGTCTTCGAGTCCGATCGATGGTCTTCTAATCAAGAACGTACCAATAAGCGCATTCATTCCGGACTCAATATAGATTCCGAGAATGAATATAAGCGTTTTAAGTGCGAAGACGCGGCTTTCAAGCATATAAATCTCGAAGATACTTTGGCAAAGCAACAGCGGCTGTCGACGACGCTTCATAAAAAATTGCCGCCGGGTCTCGGCAACAGTTGCGGCAGCCAGCTTCTGCGTCGCCTCGTCTCGTCGCAGATGCCGAGCATCGCGTCGCAGATGGGGAGCTTGCCCGACGGTGGTGACAATATACGTGGCGAACGGCATCTTGAAGATGTTTCGAAGCAGCACACTCGCATCTTTGACGATATCATCGACTTTGTCGAGACGGAGGGTGACCGAGGCGGTGGGGGAGGAGGCGGAGGCGAAAGTCGAGGTAGCATCGGTGACGGCCTAGACAAGATCGACGCAACAAACCGGAAGAGGAATCCTTCCTGCGGCACCGGCGGCAGCAGCGTGCTAATGAATCTCCTGGTTTCCGGCTGCGACGTGAGTGCAGGATACGTTTGCTTGGTGAAGCCAAAACTGGCGAAGGCGAAAGGGAACGCGTGAGAACGCTTCCGGGAGGGAGCGAGCGTCCGAAGGGTTGCCTCTTCTTGGTCGCCTTCTCTTTGTTGTCGATTCTTCCAGAATGGAAATTTGTATGCGATTCGAAACGAGAAGTTCGACTGCGTGGTTAATTTTTGCAAGATTTAGATTGTAAATGGAGAGGAGGGGCCAAAGGAGGTGGCGAATGTTAGTTTCTACAGTATCCGATCGAACCGATGGAAGTTCTTCCTACTTTTTATACGTCCGCTTGTTCCTCGAGCTTAGGGCGCATCCGTGAGCTCGAAGACGCGCGCTTGAAGTTTTAAAATAGAGAAGGAGAGAGGATGAAGTTGCACCTTCACAGAGAAAGACGCAAAATGAGTTTGTTGCGAATTGCGGATCGAAGAGAAAAAGTCATAGACAAGCGAGATAGTTTCGCTTAGTCGTTTAATCCTGAGATGCACTGCGTTCAATGTTTATcttagatgaaaaaaatatatatagtttatagaTTACTAACGCTTTTGCTCATATTGAAAATGAATATGAAGATTGtgcgaaagaaaaagaaagagacagaCCTACGAGTTTCATTGTATCATGTCTAGAATTGCATGgttagataattatatatatgtgtatatgtatgtatatatatatatatatatatatatatatatatatatatatatatatatatatatatatatatagcgttGCTTTGGAGTGCATCCTAAGATTAAACGAATTGTACTTTAGAGTCATGTTATGTACACAAATTGCAAAGTATATGGAATTGTTGACTGAATGTTATGGAAAATACATGGAACATCGAATCACCTGATTAGCTGCATTTCGTTTCCTCCCACCGTCGTCCCTCAATATCCACCGTCATTCTATATGAGTCACAATTTTATCATCAAGTCTGCCGCTAAGGGCATTTTCGGACAAACGTTCAATATAATTGAGacgtgattttattttttttgagtTAGCAATTGAACgtttaaagttcaaatattttcaagaaaattaaaatgctGCCAGATAAAAATACGCGAcagaaattaatatcttttcatagtaaaaatatgttctttttagaaagaatattaataatccATCCTATATATCTTCCCCCACtcctgaaaatttatttatatccagTAGTTTTGGATAGCGATTTTAATCAGTATTGTTTTTACTTACGCacatatatcaattatttttcaaacaataaaataattttaaaaagaatattccaAACAGGTATCAATTACTGAACAATGATACGTGGtctttatcaaattctttaattacTTGATAGCAAGAATTGTGATCACGAGTTGTGGTCATTATCATCTTTCGTGATCTGGACGAGGCTTACCTTCGTCTAGATCACGTGACGTGATAGTCACAGTCGCTTTGCTCAGCAATCGTTCATTTACATTTAGTAGGCGCCTGTAAAGTCACGCGAATGGCAAGGTATAGTAATCTTAAAGGGTTCCGAGGGCGCTAAAAAGAGATTTATCGCTTAACGTGCCACTTATCAGCATAATCTCCTGCCCACTCTAACCCTTTTCCTTTCCCGCGAAACGCAGCGATGTTTTATATTCTTTGACCAAAAAGAACAAACTCATTTGTCAAGTTGAGCTCTTAATTAACACTGAGCTCCTTGTTAtgatgaattaaagaaatatcaataaaaatcatAATGATAAAGCGAGGAACAGtagaaattcaattaattttttgttttacattttttaaaataaaattatatatcaatatttttatttaaaatgagaaatcttgatgaaataattaaatcttaaacTAGACATTTCTTCAAATCTGCAAGATTTCTTCTTAAGttgcaaatttcaatttatgCTTAATTATCGTAATTCATCAACTCGCAtccaaaatgaaaatgaaaatctgAATGATAGTAATTTTTgttgttctttttttaaggATCCTCTGATGAATTCCCGCAATATACTAACTATGTTATCGAGAAGCCTGACGACCCCGTTGTCCGTCAACGTGGATAATCAGATAGTACCGCATTGCGTAAACCCGAACGTCACATCCTTGCCCGATCACCTCAGTCCGGATACCAGGAAGCATTTGATCGGACCTTTCACTGGTGGTGGTGGCAGCGGCGGCAGGGACGGGGGTACGACTCCGATAGTCTCGCCCACGACATCTGCGATGGCATCATTCGACGGCTTTGACTATGACGGATCCGCGGGTCTGCTCCAAATGGGGTCAGATCTACTCGGAGGACTGCTGGATCGAAATCTGGTGTGATCCAGTGTGACGTGATTACATGGACATGCCATAGGATTGATCAGGGAAATTAGAACCTGGATTCGGTTTTTCCCTTTGTAAGAAATCTTAAGTTTTTCTTTCATTCCCTTTTTGTAAAACCGAGCgctgtaatatataaaaatatgttacaatacatttttaattctttactgTAATTAAATCCATAATTAagctattgtttttttttttcgacgtCACACTCGATTTTAGAGCCTGTGCAATATACTAACTAAATGCAGAAATGATAAGTGGAAAAAGAAATTAGAGTGCGATCGAAGTGTTACGCACAGAGAGACTTTATAAGAATCCTGCTTCTAATTTCTGCATGTAAATAGTTGTTTAATTCTCGGTGCTCTTCAATAAATTCGTAGAGCATCCGAAGAAACCTGATGAGCACAGTGCAGTTTACATTAGGTGTTCAAAAAGATGTTCGATTAATGTAAAAAGTGGCGCGACTCGAGAACTTTAGGTCcagatttaattgatatttttagagTGCTCTTTTTGAaacaatttctttaagtaaTAATCGATTTGCGTCATTTTGTTTGatcgacacttttttttatattgtctcTCGACATTTGTGAGTGAATGTTAACTAAGTATGCCATTGGATTAGTACCAGGAAATTAATTCGTCCTGTGTATTCTGACGAACACTGCGTAGCGAATTAAGTTTGGCAAGGTGATGCTCTATTGTAAAAATACGAATCATATCTTTCAGTCGAGTCGATTAAAGGCTGTaccgttttttttaataataaaaagaattttataaaatttttccgtATGCAACAGATTTGAGTTTTGCATATGGAATTGTTTTCCCATTACGTGCTTTAAAAACATCATGTATCGTAATTCTTTTCATTGTATAAAACTGTTGATATTATTGTTTAGAAATATGTTTAGCAAAAAATTCTTGTTAAATTGAACATCATAGAAAGTTATTTTCTATTGCATGTgaaatttgtgatttttattacaaatttctacGTTGGATcacttttatttgattttataaaataatatttgataggaTTTAGAACGCAGGCATAATAAAGCATGCATAATTATCAAGTAAAATGTGATAagagattatttaataataatgttgcaATATTGGCTAATTCAGGCCCAGCCGATAACAACATGAGCGCAACCATGATGATAATTATAGAATTGTAATGTGCTCAAAAATTCATAATCATCTGGAATGAAATAATCTCGAGAGATTTAAAGACAGAAATAGaagtaaataattgtttgaatatttcttttaaatagtaGAAACGAAAATGTTACAGCCTTTTAGCGGCTCGGTCTTTTTTAGAAGTTGTATATAAACGAGTGCATTTATGCGCATTGGCGTGCaaatttgcatatattattaaataattaaatagaacgtttaataaataaaataggaagaaattttaaattgagaGCAATGATCGGGtttgaaaaaggaaaaagtaatGAATGATTATTCCATCTTTTTGAAAttgaagataataataattgaaacaaaaaggAAGAGAATGAAAAACTTtgcaacattaattttaaaaaatgcaatatgtcaaaagtaaaaaacttcaaatatttccgcatcttttttttttatacttcacACAGTTTAGATCTAACATTCCTTTAAACGCCATATGCCATATTTTCAGACTGAAATGAAACAATGGGGCAAAAGGATCATCGGTTATTAAATTTctcattctaatttttttaaaagcgaTAGAGCCAAGTTGTGGCACTGCTGCGGTTTCATCGTTGCATATCAAAATAGGAAATTACAAAGCTGATTGTCATCGTTTACCGATAGTTATTATTACGATCATTTCTACTAACTTCTTCGATTATGATTCATTTGTTATTGCTGCACCATAATTCTTCATTGCATACAATGTAATATCATACTATTAGCATTATGTTTGCAGCTGCAATGATTACTGCAGTTattattgtcatataaatacagacataagtttttttatcgtagttttattattttaatacattattattacaggTATAATCATATTATAATGTTGAATTAATAGATAGTTAATGATATGATGTGGATAGGATATggatgcaaaaaaataaataaccaattatttagaaataaaaataatatttctaaaattcaaaaatatattttttacttttcaccaTTTTCAATTCCACGAATTTAagtatctaattaaattaattgaaaaatctaAGAGCTCTCTTAGATCACTGTATTCTTTGTGTCATTTACGATACATaatctctttatattttattgatttttgaaattCAAGCTTTGTACCAGTGTCAACTAAATTTTGTTGATAAATTATCGACAGTAGATAATTTATCGAtctttctattataattaaaaattttaatttaaaagaattagtAAAGTATGAagtaatgtatatgtataattatacatatacatgaacTGTGACATAttctttaagttaaaaatatagaaaattgtGATTTTACAAATTCTTGAATTTGtaacgttaataaataattaccaacaaaataaaatgtataatatcaaCAAACGAATAAGAGACAAGCGAAAAAGTTCGTAAATCTAAATATGCGAAAAAGTATAAGCGCGCGAGAgagtaataaatgtatattttgtaagaaTTACAATGTTTATGATAcgatactttatttaataaataagcaCAAATGCAAATGcaataaaaactatataattgTAGCAAATGAATctcattaaaaaagaattaatttttttgagcTCTATCCCTTTAtgttaatgaataataaaacaaaatcgaATTTAGGATAAATTCAGGCACAGCGAaaggaaatgtttttttttccccataaaatttataatattttgatgattCATATAACAATAATGTATCACTCTGTATCTGACATTGCCCCCTAatgctttttttgtaaattatttatggCATGAGTTTATTTTTAACGTGTCAGAACAATTCTGATGCAACATACGAGCGATGTGATAAAGCCGACAATGCGACAATGCGTGTTTCTACAGAAACACTCAGCCGCATCCGTCATCGATGAAAAGATGCGTAAACCGTACAGTCACTCTGTAAGGTTCTCAAACCAGGGAACCGTCGAAAatcagttaattaattaataatttacttatctGCTCTCCTAATAGCGCTTTTTCGTTTTTGTTGAAGTATTCATATATATTTCCGTCGTATACAAGTATTCACAAGAAAAGAAATCGTTTCGCTTCTATTAAACGCAAGTTCAGCGTATGAAAAGCACGTGGTAAGAGATCCGCGATTGGAGAACCCCGGGATTCCCGGATACCGAGTGACGCACGAAGTTTATTCACATCGAGCGGCGCATAGTCGGCGATGATTGGTGCGCGGAACCTGACGTTCGGCCAATCGTGGCGCGACACGTGCCCGCGTAGATACTGCGACCATTTGACAGAGCGTCGCTTCGTTGCGTCAGTTTACGTGCATCCGTCATATCGCGAGGTCGTTTCGTTGGTGCGTTTCGCTCGAGCTGATTATCGCCATTCGAGCGCGACTGGTCGGAGGAACAACAACGCAGCCGAGGATCGTCGGCGGGATCGTCGTGGTAGAACGCTAGAAGCCAGAAAGAGGAGAGACTCGTAGGCTATCAAGAAAGTAGGACGCCTTACGCGTCGTATGGCGGATTATGAGCTCCGTGAAGAGCGTCATCATCACCCTGCCTAAGGGAGTGCCCAAGGCGATCCCGCGGAACGAGCCGTCGCGCAGCGCACTGTCCAAGTTCAACTTCACAACGTCAATCCTGGTGGACAAGGCGAGGATGGAGAGCAGGAAGGTCGTCCCCGGTCAGCAGGAGGAGAcgcgcggcgacgacgacgttgacGTCGACGTCGCGACGCTCCTCGAGCCCGTGGACACTCGCGTGCGTGGGAAGAAACGCCGACTGGATCACTTGTCGTGGGAGGAGAAGCTTCAGCGAAAGTAAGCGAGAGAATCCAATTGTCATCtctgtatcaatatttttgtcCGAAGATTCGTCTTCCGAAAATGGGATAGAGCGAAGAGACCGgatttatttcaattgtgattaACTTAACTTGAACTCGGCTGATGAAATTTGTGAAATTGCCAGCTTCAAATGATTGCATCTGCACGTTCATCTGTTTGTTTACTTCCACATTTctatacatgtaatttttttttttttttttaaagaaattataagttaaaataGAAATCATTGTGCAAcctagatattttatatttttatcgtagACCGATCTTGCGGTggaaatatttatacacatCTTTGTTATTTGAAGAAAGACTTTTAAATGCGACGTGttgtttttaaatcaatttccaGGCAAAGATCCAGATGAAACTGtcgtgtatatttttttaaataatttgtatacttTGTATACttttgtacataataatatttttgtaattctacCAGCGTGTGCTCACATTGTTGAATTGTGATGTAACGCATTCCACAAAcgagattaaattaatttattattattttcgtcGAATCTGTAAGATATGAAAATTCTGTTTTCAAAAGTTCATCTTGTAAAATTGCATCAGCTCATAAATTCTATCGGTTTGGCTTAACTCTGACTTGTCTGTGCCATTTTGACGAAGAGTGTTATTGTTTTCCGATAAATACCTGATTATTTTACGGTTTAACATTCGAAACAGGCACGAGCGGACGGAGTGCCTGCTtgcagataaatttttatcaagctgataatctgaaaaaaaaagaggtttctctctttctctctccctctgcgAATCTGTTTTCAGATTGGAGATTTTAAAAGAACAGTATTTGCGAAGCATGTACgtcgcgaattatattttcataaaggaataatattttcataaaaacgtCTTTTGCATAACAAACGGAACCACCTGCTCGTTACGCgttatttttgtgataattCATTTCTATTGACGTAAACGCGTTACGGCATAATCACCGTGTGCTTATGTCCGGGTAATACCGGTCTGGAAAATAACGGGCGAGGCTGCCGCAGCAGTTGCCGCATTATTTACCTTATCactttaattagaaataaactCGTAAAAAGTACTGATAACGAAACGACCAAGAAATGTGTTGCGTCATACATCGGGAAACGAAATGGATGTTTGACTCGAGGAAACATTAATTCTTTCGACCTTATTAGTATACTGTATACAGTTTTACctaaatttgtttacaaaaaataataaaagaaaagtttttaatctttttaaatttgtaaaatttttaattttatagccACTATAGAATTTATGAGCTGATGCAATTCTACAAGATAGATCTTCGAAAACAGAATTTCTGTATCTTACAGATTCGATGAAAacttgttataaattaatttaacctCGTTTGTGAACGAATGTTggcagaattataaaaattacaaaaatattatatatatgcaaaaattaccaagttacaaaattataaaaaaaaaaaaattcacatgaTAGATTCATCTCGATTTGTGTATagaaattgctttaaaaataatattgtatttaaaatcttTCGTACAAGTTCAAAATAGTTTCGTAGAAATAATTCATCTTCCCATTCTTTGCCGCGAAATAGAAAATTCATTCTTCCAAGTGAATGACCATCTCAGCTATGTGTTTGCTTAACGCTGATGACGTTCTCCTTGTCCAACAGAAAACTGAAGAATCGAGTGGCCGCGCAAACATCGCGAGACCGCAAGAAGGCCAGATTGGACGAGCTCGAGGAGACGGTGAGGACACAGAAGGAGAGGAATGAGTTGCTTACGCAGGAGAGCTCGATGCTGAGGTCGCAGAACGAGCTGCTGACGTCGCAAAACGAATGGCTGCTGAACGAGAACAAGAGGCTCAGGAACGAGAGAGACGCAGTGAGGAACACGCTCACGGATCAGCAACAGCCAATCTGCTCCGCCTGTCGGACCCGTGTCGACGGTGCTGTACCTTCGCTGGGATCTGCAGTATCCCCCAATGACCCTCTGCCGCAGGGTGGGACAGCACAGTCGGCATCGCGACCGACGCGGACGTCAGAGGCAACCGTGCTGCTGAACTTTCTGATCTACTTCCTCTTGATGAACTCTTCAGCGCTTTCCAAAGTGACGACGTCGAGCGAATCGAAGAGCTGGCGGAGAGCCTCCTACGAGAAGTTGGCTCAGAAGTTGACACAAATTCTCAAAGATCGCATGATCAAGTGAGTCTCGAGAGTTGCAGTCGATGTATAATTGCACCTCGCATCGTCATATTTTCGATCCGCACCTTTCCAATTGTATCTCTTATTATAGAGCGAATCGCTCATAAATGGCGATTGTCGCTACGCTTGCTTCTAATCACATACAAAgtgatataattttctttttagaaaattcagatgcacaatagtttttttttttttttttttttttgaaactaaTTACATTATTCTCTCTTAATTCCAATTTCCTGTCTCTCTTCTCTGAAGGAAAACTGCATGCTTCCGCGTAGTAACTTGGACGTAACGCAGAGATGGATGAAATATTCCGAAGTAGAACGGAGTTCTAACGCTTCCTAGTCTTAGCAATGCGAATGCAAGTTTCAATCTCCGGAGAAAGTCCGAACGTTTCATTCATTTCCTCTGCAATCGCGCGTCTCTCATGATTTAGTCGTTCCCCCTTAATGACCTGCCGATCGTCCTTCACTCTGCAGGTGTCCGTCAACGAAGCTCCCGTTAAAAAATCTGACCATCCAGAAACACTGGTGGGGCAGACATCAGAAAATGTGGAAACCAATAGAACCGGTGGAAGCATAGACGACAGCGCGTCCACCTGTATACGAAGTACGTCCAATTGGATGCTCGCGGACTGCGATACAAGAAGCCTGCCGAAGATCAAGACCGAGACCGAAATTAAGGAGGAGTCTGAGACTGCGTCGGATCTTGATACTCTTTACGGTACATACGATGCATCCACCAATTCCATCACAATTGTGTATCCGGGCGAGGAGAGCGACGGCTCCGTCGGTATCCAGGAGTGCGTGCAGGAGGTAGTCAGTACCGATAACAGCGTTGTCAGCCAGGTTGCGAACGACGCTACACATCTCACCGTTCCGTCCGCGGG
The Solenopsis invicta isolate M01_SB chromosome 16, UNIL_Sinv_3.0, whole genome shotgun sequence genome window above contains:
- the LOC105204009 gene encoding LOW QUALITY PROTEIN: uncharacterized protein LOC105204009 (The sequence of the model RefSeq protein was modified relative to this genomic sequence to represent the inferred CDS: deleted 2 bases in 1 codon); the protein is MSSVKSVIITLPKGVPKAIPRNEPSRSALSKFNFTTSILVDKARMESRKVVPGQQEETRGDDDVDVDVATLLEPVDTRVRGKKRRLDHLSWEEKLQRKKLKNRVAAQTSRDRKKARLDELEETVRTQKERNELLTQESSMLRSQNELLTSQNEWLLNENKRLRNERDAVRNTLTDQQQPICSACRTRVDGAVPSLGSAVSPNPSAAGWDSTVGIATDADVRGNRAAELSDLLPLDELFSAFQSDDVERIEELAESLLREVGSEVDTNSQRSHDQVSVNEAPVKKSDHPETLVGQTSENVETNRTGGSIDDSASTCIRSTSNWMLADCDTRSLPKIKTETEIKEESETASDLDTLYGTYDASTNSITIVYPGEESDGSVGIQECVQEVVSTDNSVVSQVANDATHLTVPSAGIHLCYPMHFSPAYTNSMSPTMSDVDSCSVPSTKQLDCISSSDGGYESHDSPQSHMSDALFDVWSESFTELFPTLG